One window from the genome of Halomicrobium zhouii encodes:
- a CDS encoding TatD family hydrolase, protein MDELDTPVLDNHMHLDPVNGRGVEAAEEFARFGGTHLLVLNKPSWNLVETATDAETFREGFDLTVEVTAAASEVLDGNAWPVLGVHPALISQLVDDGYSPEEARDVMQAGLDVAAEFVADGPALAIKSGRPHYDVDDAVWEASNEVMRHAFELAGEVGCAVQLHTEGGEDFTEVADWAEEEGLPRERVVKHYSGGRVRGPIKSVISNRDDIEAAVEEGGPFLMETDYIDDPDRPGAVLGPKTVPRRVRWMLEEGWDDAVRTAHVETPARVYGIDTEATLTD, encoded by the coding sequence ATGGACGAACTCGACACGCCGGTGCTGGACAACCACATGCACCTCGACCCGGTGAACGGTCGGGGCGTCGAGGCCGCAGAAGAGTTCGCCAGGTTCGGCGGGACGCACCTGCTCGTGCTCAACAAGCCTTCCTGGAACCTCGTCGAGACGGCCACCGACGCCGAGACGTTCCGCGAGGGATTCGACCTGACCGTCGAGGTGACAGCGGCGGCCAGCGAGGTGCTGGACGGGAACGCCTGGCCGGTGCTGGGCGTCCACCCCGCGCTCATCTCGCAACTGGTCGACGACGGCTACTCGCCCGAAGAAGCCCGCGACGTCATGCAGGCGGGGCTGGACGTCGCCGCGGAGTTCGTCGCGGACGGGCCGGCACTGGCCATCAAGTCCGGTCGGCCCCACTACGACGTCGACGACGCGGTGTGGGAAGCGTCGAACGAGGTTATGCGCCACGCCTTCGAACTCGCCGGCGAGGTCGGCTGTGCCGTCCAGTTGCACACCGAGGGCGGCGAGGACTTCACCGAGGTGGCCGACTGGGCCGAGGAGGAGGGACTCCCGCGCGAGCGCGTGGTCAAGCACTACTCTGGCGGCCGCGTTCGCGGCCCCATCAAGAGCGTCATCTCGAACCGGGACGACATCGAAGCGGCGGTCGAGGAGGGCGGCCCGTTCCTCATGGAGACCGACTACATCGACGACCCCGACCGACCCGGCGCGGTGCTGGGACCGAAGACGGTGCCGCGGCGAGTGCGGTGGATGCTCGAAGAGGGGTGGGACGACGCCGTCCGGACCGCGCACGTCGAGACGCCGGCCCGGGTGTACGGCATCGACACCGAAGCGACGCTCACGGACTGA
- a CDS encoding NYN domain-containing protein: protein MGLLGRLRSGSGETRVGLFVDGPNVLRSEFDVDFDDLRAAATDYGRVALARLYLDEHATPNLIKAAEANGFEVVVTSGDVDVKLAVDATAAATQDRIDVLAVASRDTDFKPALETAANLGLRTVAIAPGEYGRSDALQKAANEAVTLDE, encoded by the coding sequence ATGGGCCTCCTGGGTCGGTTGCGGAGCGGGAGCGGCGAGACGCGCGTCGGGCTGTTCGTCGACGGTCCGAACGTGCTCCGTAGCGAGTTCGACGTCGACTTCGACGATCTGCGAGCGGCTGCCACCGACTACGGCCGCGTCGCACTCGCGCGCCTCTACCTCGACGAACACGCGACCCCGAACCTGATCAAGGCCGCCGAGGCCAACGGGTTCGAGGTGGTCGTCACCAGCGGCGACGTCGACGTGAAACTCGCCGTCGACGCCACCGCCGCGGCCACGCAGGACCGTATCGACGTCCTCGCCGTCGCCTCGCGGGACACGGACTTCAAGCCTGCACTCGAGACGGCGGCGAACCTCGGTCTCAGGACGGTCGCCATCGCACCCGGCGAGTACGGTCGCTCGGACGCGCTCCAGAAAGCTGCCAACGAGGCCGTGACGCTGGACGAGTGA
- a CDS encoding CARDB domain-containing protein, with protein sequence MSALRFELDPPPGQRGDVDGSSRRRIHVSGRVLLIAAVVLICSTPAVGALPAADHAVPGEIGSDEPNSQLATSGPVFAQSGSSQNESGTATDTVSATTTTAATTSTETETSARASTESPSDTETSEPTATSTESSTATDSPTATATTTSSTATAGTAGTSSSTTESAFEISEVSAPAAVRAGDDVTVTATVTNAGTADATARVNYSLAGRTATSERLSLDAGESTRVTFTGSTAELDPGTYVHGVRNATGAGVAQRLRVTPDVDLTVQQMTAPTEISRGDPYVVLGTVDNPAESAITRNVSYAFDGVAIATKRVTVAGGESERVAFEIRPDGLERAAGAIANGSTHTHAVVADGGSRDGGEVLVRRGAGADPSALAVQQFRASDDLRPDETMTVNVSVLNVADAAFEGQLAYRVNGSAVDTAWVRVPVDERRTVTFTVPHDALDRRDVLATPGETDHGVWVGETALQSRPLTVHGPFETETATDAATFTDSDSRTNGARGDGDGSSSGQTETESCQRGILTPCGGTGLDETTLTLIGIATSILGILYEMTSG encoded by the coding sequence ATGTCTGCCCTCCGATTCGAACTGGACCCCCCTCCCGGCCAGCGCGGTGACGTGGACGGGTCGTCCCGTCGCCGAATCCACGTCAGCGGCCGAGTTCTCCTGATCGCTGCAGTGGTACTTATCTGCTCGACGCCTGCCGTCGGCGCCCTGCCCGCCGCTGACCACGCCGTTCCAGGCGAGATTGGCTCCGACGAACCGAACTCGCAGCTCGCAACGAGTGGCCCGGTGTTCGCCCAGAGCGGCTCCTCACAGAACGAATCAGGCACTGCGACCGACACCGTGTCAGCGACCACGACGACCGCGGCGACGACGTCAACAGAAACCGAGACGTCGGCCCGAGCGTCGACGGAATCCCCGTCGGACACCGAAACCAGCGAACCGACCGCGACGTCGACCGAATCGTCGACTGCGACCGACTCACCGACGGCGACGGCGACCACGACGTCGTCGACGGCCACGGCGGGGACAGCGGGAACGTCGTCGTCGACGACCGAATCGGCCTTCGAGATCTCCGAGGTCAGCGCGCCAGCAGCCGTCCGCGCCGGCGACGACGTCACCGTGACGGCGACCGTCACGAACGCCGGGACGGCCGACGCGACAGCGCGGGTCAACTACTCGCTCGCTGGCCGTACCGCCACCTCGGAGCGTCTCTCCCTGGACGCCGGCGAGTCGACGCGCGTCACGTTCACGGGGAGTACCGCCGAACTCGACCCCGGAACGTACGTCCACGGCGTCCGGAACGCGACGGGCGCGGGCGTCGCCCAGCGGCTCCGCGTCACCCCGGACGTCGACCTCACGGTTCAGCAGATGACGGCCCCGACCGAGATCTCACGCGGCGACCCGTACGTCGTCCTCGGGACGGTCGACAATCCCGCGGAGTCGGCGATCACGCGGAACGTGAGCTACGCCTTCGACGGCGTCGCTATCGCGACGAAGCGGGTGACCGTCGCCGGCGGCGAGAGCGAACGTGTCGCCTTCGAAATCCGGCCGGACGGGCTCGAGCGTGCCGCCGGGGCTATCGCCAACGGCTCGACCCACACCCACGCCGTCGTCGCCGACGGCGGCTCTCGCGACGGCGGGGAGGTGCTCGTCCGACGCGGCGCGGGCGCCGACCCGTCGGCGCTCGCCGTCCAGCAGTTCCGGGCCAGCGACGACCTCCGCCCCGACGAGACGATGACCGTCAACGTCTCGGTGCTGAACGTCGCCGACGCTGCCTTCGAGGGCCAGCTCGCCTACCGCGTCAACGGCTCCGCCGTCGACACTGCCTGGGTTCGGGTCCCCGTCGACGAGCGCCGGACAGTCACCTTCACCGTGCCCCACGACGCGCTCGACCGCCGGGACGTCCTGGCAACCCCGGGCGAGACGGACCACGGCGTCTGGGTAGGCGAAACCGCCCTGCAGTCGCGCCCGCTCACGGTCCACGGACCGTTCGAGACCGAGACGGCGACGGACGCGGCCACGTTCACCGACAGCGACAGTCGAACGAACGGCGCTCGCGGGGACGGTGACGGGTCTTCGTCCGGGCAGACCGAGACCGAGTCCTGCCAGCGCGGTATCCTCACGCCCTGTGGCGGAACCGGACTCGACGAGACGACGCTGACGCTGATCGGTATCGCCACGTCGATACTCGGAATCCTCTACGAGATGACCAGTGGATAA
- a CDS encoding PH domain-containing protein: protein MARGLPAVWSGLLALPFVVTGTYVAAFQAQYPIADGQATAPPAAGVVLAVFGLFVFGLGVYVQYVTAPSSPTLRQGERVVDECVPALRHALSKAFASFPVLGVGTYLLYFTELQYIYPILALAAGLYLFSTSCHRYWQNTLTKYYVTNQRVLVEYRFISLVRNEVPHDKVRGVEERRTFWESMLGIGYVIVRSGHGSGLAVTIGGIYDSDEFANTIRMQLGSHDHAEDEEADLVPGPEA from the coding sequence ATGGCACGAGGACTCCCAGCGGTATGGAGCGGATTGCTCGCACTTCCCTTCGTCGTGACCGGAACGTACGTCGCGGCGTTTCAGGCGCAGTATCCGATCGCCGACGGACAGGCCACGGCACCGCCCGCGGCCGGCGTCGTCCTCGCCGTGTTCGGCCTGTTCGTCTTCGGTCTCGGCGTCTACGTCCAGTACGTCACTGCGCCGTCGTCGCCGACGTTGCGCCAGGGCGAACGAGTCGTCGACGAATGCGTTCCCGCGCTTCGCCACGCGCTTAGCAAAGCGTTCGCGTCGTTCCCCGTCCTCGGCGTGGGGACCTACCTGCTGTACTTCACGGAACTTCAGTACATCTACCCGATTCTGGCGCTCGCTGCCGGGCTCTACCTCTTCTCGACGAGCTGTCATCGCTACTGGCAGAACACGCTGACGAAGTACTACGTGACGAACCAGCGCGTCCTCGTGGAGTACCGCTTCATCTCGCTGGTCCGCAACGAGGTCCCCCACGACAAGGTCCGCGGCGTCGAAGAGCGCCGGACCTTCTGGGAGTCCATGCTCGGCATCGGGTACGTCATCGTCAGGTCCGGACACGGGAGTGGCCTTGCCGTCACCATCGGCGGTATCTACGATTCGGACGAGTTCGCGAACACCATCCGGATGCAACTGGGGTCTCACGACCACGCCGAGGACGAGGAGGCGGACCTCGTTCCCGGCCCAGAAGCGTAG
- a CDS encoding universal stress protein: MYERVLHPTDGSDAADVAAADALELAERYDAPLHVLYVVDVTVGRATDAYAGQVVQELETIGREHVDSVTGRARRAGLDVTSEIVEGTPASTIVETTRPGDVVVMGTHGRSGLDRYLVGSTTEKVIRSVDVPVLTVPLSRAEREESG; this comes from the coding sequence ATGTACGAGCGCGTACTTCACCCCACCGACGGCAGCGACGCAGCCGACGTCGCCGCGGCCGACGCCCTGGAACTGGCCGAGCGGTACGACGCCCCGCTCCACGTCCTCTACGTCGTCGACGTGACGGTCGGCCGCGCGACCGACGCCTACGCCGGCCAGGTCGTCCAGGAACTGGAGACCATCGGTCGGGAACACGTCGACTCGGTCACCGGGCGCGCTCGCCGGGCGGGCCTGGACGTGACGAGCGAAATCGTGGAGGGAACGCCCGCCTCGACCATCGTCGAGACGACCCGGCCGGGGGACGTCGTCGTCATGGGGACCCACGGCCGGAGCGGCCTCGACCGCTACCTCGTCGGCAGCACGACGGAGAAGGTGATCCGGAGCGTCGACGTCCCCGTGTTGACCGTCCCGCTATCGCGGGCCGAACGCGAGGAGTCCGGGTGA
- a CDS encoding CBS domain-containing protein has translation MASLRVGSLFGIPIKLGASFLLVLPLLAYLIGTQVTPTVDLLNQLFGTAIAPDELTDGQLPWFLGVSAALGLFVSVLLHELGHSLVARRYGLEIESITLWFLGGLAQFAEFPDDWRQELAIAVAGPVVSVILGLACYGLFTALPAELPAALFVVGYLAVLNVVLAAFNMLPGFPMDGGRVLRALLSRNRSRLRATRIAAAVGKGFAFLLGIAGILTLNLFWIVIAFFIFVAATSETQQVVMEAAFEGLTVGEIMTPAAELDTITSETSIEDLLDRMVRERHTGYPVLDGGTLVGIVTLEDVQVKAPSERDLVTVGDVMSTDLVTVSPTSEAARALNTLQREGIGRILVTDADGTLVGLVSRTDLMTVFEITQTSQARSVTPRSADD, from the coding sequence ATGGCAAGTCTTCGCGTCGGTTCGCTGTTCGGCATCCCGATCAAGCTCGGCGCCTCCTTTCTGCTCGTCCTCCCGCTGCTGGCGTATCTCATCGGGACGCAGGTGACGCCGACCGTCGACCTGCTGAACCAGCTCTTCGGCACGGCCATCGCTCCCGACGAACTCACGGACGGCCAGCTCCCCTGGTTCCTCGGCGTCAGTGCGGCCCTCGGGTTGTTCGTGAGCGTCCTCCTGCACGAGCTGGGCCACTCGCTCGTGGCGCGCCGGTACGGACTGGAGATCGAATCGATCACGCTGTGGTTCCTCGGCGGCCTCGCCCAGTTCGCCGAGTTCCCCGACGACTGGCGCCAGGAACTCGCCATCGCGGTCGCCGGACCGGTCGTCAGCGTGATTCTCGGTCTCGCCTGTTACGGGCTCTTCACCGCGCTCCCGGCCGAGCTACCCGCCGCGCTGTTCGTCGTCGGCTACCTCGCCGTCCTCAACGTCGTCCTCGCGGCGTTCAACATGTTACCGGGGTTCCCGATGGACGGCGGACGGGTGCTACGGGCGTTGCTCTCCCGGAATCGGTCACGTCTCCGGGCCACCCGCATCGCCGCGGCGGTCGGCAAGGGGTTCGCCTTCCTCCTCGGTATCGCCGGCATCCTCACGCTCAACCTCTTCTGGATCGTGATCGCCTTCTTCATCTTCGTCGCCGCGACCAGCGAGACCCAGCAGGTCGTCATGGAGGCCGCCTTCGAGGGGCTGACCGTCGGCGAGATAATGACACCCGCCGCCGAACTCGACACGATCACGTCCGAGACGTCGATCGAGGACCTCCTCGACCGGATGGTACGCGAACGCCACACCGGCTATCCAGTCCTCGACGGCGGCACACTGGTTGGAATCGTCACGCTCGAAGACGTTCAGGTGAAGGCACCGAGCGAACGCGACCTGGTAACGGTCGGTGACGTCATGTCGACAGATCTCGTGACGGTCTCGCCGACGTCGGAGGCAGCCAGGGCGCTGAACACCCTCCAGCGCGAAGGGATCGGGCGGATCCTCGTCACCGACGCGGACGGGACTCTGGTCGGCCTTGTCTCCCGAACGGACCTGATGACCGTCTTCGAGATAACGCAGACGAGCCAGGCGCGCTCAGTCACGCCGCGGTCTGCCGACGACTGA
- the gcvT gene encoding glycine cleavage system aminomethyltransferase GcvT, with protein sequence MTLRSPPLHSTHERADASFTDFGGWEMPVEFDSIRTEHAAVRESAGKFDVSHMGEIVVSGPDAARLTQLLTTNDVTELDPGEAHYAAITRDDGVMIDDTVVYRLPESVDGDYLFVPNAGHDDEMAARWRDHRDDWGLDADVDNRTTQYAMIALQGPEAEELLADETDLDLDDLSRFDLADGSVAGVETLVARTGYTGEDGFELVCPWDETVTVWNALECQPCGLGARDTLRLEMGYLLSGQDFHPEDEPRNPYEAGIGFVVKLDTEFVGRDALEGVDAEGPDEKLVGLSLIDRGVPRQGYEVTDADGEHLGHVTSGTMSPTLGDPIALAYLPTDAVESGKTVRVVVRGEPKKARIRATPFLDR encoded by the coding sequence ATGACCCTCCGGTCACCGCCGCTGCATTCGACCCACGAGCGGGCCGACGCGAGCTTCACCGACTTCGGCGGCTGGGAGATGCCCGTCGAGTTCGACTCTATCCGGACCGAACACGCTGCAGTCCGGGAGTCTGCGGGCAAGTTCGACGTTTCGCACATGGGGGAAATCGTCGTTTCGGGCCCCGACGCCGCTCGCCTCACCCAGCTACTCACCACTAACGACGTGACGGAGCTCGATCCCGGCGAGGCCCACTACGCAGCCATCACGCGCGACGACGGGGTGATGATCGACGATACGGTGGTCTACCGCCTCCCCGAATCGGTCGACGGCGACTACCTGTTCGTCCCGAACGCGGGCCACGACGACGAGATGGCCGCCCGCTGGCGGGACCACCGGGACGACTGGGGCCTGGACGCCGACGTCGACAATCGTACGACACAGTACGCGATGATCGCCCTCCAGGGCCCAGAGGCCGAGGAACTGCTCGCCGACGAGACCGACCTCGACCTGGACGACCTCTCGCGGTTCGACCTGGCCGACGGGTCGGTGGCCGGCGTCGAGACGCTCGTCGCGCGCACGGGGTACACCGGCGAGGACGGCTTCGAGCTGGTCTGCCCCTGGGACGAGACCGTGACGGTCTGGAACGCGCTCGAGTGCCAGCCCTGCGGCCTGGGCGCCCGCGACACCCTCCGCCTGGAGATGGGCTATCTCCTATCCGGACAGGACTTCCACCCCGAGGACGAGCCCCGGAACCCCTACGAGGCGGGCATCGGCTTCGTCGTCAAACTCGACACGGAGTTCGTCGGCCGCGACGCCCTGGAGGGGGTCGACGCCGAGGGCCCAGACGAGAAACTCGTGGGGCTCTCGCTCATCGACCGCGGCGTCCCCCGACAGGGCTACGAGGTGACTGACGCCGACGGCGAGCACCTCGGGCACGTCACGAGCGGGACGATGAGTCCGACGCTGGGCGACCCCATCGCGCTGGCGTACCTCCCCACCGACGCCGTCGAATCCGGAAAGACCGTCCGCGTGGTCGTCCGCGGCGAACCGAAGAAGGCACGTATCAGGGCCACCCCATTCCTCGACAGATGA
- the gcvH gene encoding glycine cleavage system protein GcvH, protein MSFDVPDDCLFLESHEWVRETDGTARIGISAFAQDELGDVVFVELPGEGEDLAAGDDFGVVESIKAVSDVYAPVSGTVTAVNGDLVDQPELVNEDPYGDGWLIEVELSEESELDDLLSPDDYRDQIE, encoded by the coding sequence ATGAGCTTCGACGTCCCAGACGACTGTCTGTTCCTCGAATCACACGAGTGGGTCCGCGAGACGGACGGGACCGCCCGAATCGGCATCTCCGCGTTCGCCCAGGACGAACTCGGCGACGTCGTCTTCGTCGAGTTGCCTGGCGAGGGCGAGGACCTGGCAGCGGGCGACGACTTCGGCGTCGTCGAGTCGATCAAGGCGGTCTCGGACGTCTACGCGCCCGTCTCCGGCACGGTCACCGCCGTGAACGGCGACCTGGTCGACCAGCCGGAACTGGTCAACGAAGACCCCTACGGCGACGGCTGGCTGATCGAGGTGGAGCTATCCGAGGAGAGCGAACTGGACGACCTGCTCTCTCCCGACGACTACCGCGATCAGATCGAGTAG
- the gcvPA gene encoding aminomethyl-transferring glycine dehydrogenase subunit GcvPA codes for MSEGSPYAPHTPETTAEMLEAVGVETEADLFDIPEPVRFDDEFGIEARSERETRRHVEHILERNDDVIEFLGRGHYDHYVPSVVDDLAGRSEFLTSYTQYQPEVAQGFLQALFEFQSMLVELTGLDVANCSTYDAATALGEAATLSQRVRSVSGERVLVPDLLREGKREVLENYAAGPGITVDTYPMDDGNADVDGLAEALDDDVAMVYVENPTVRGTIEENLSTIGNLADDHGALFCLGSDPVALALLEEPGAVGADVVVGDASTLGTGTAYGMGLGLFVTHEDYLRQVPGRLVGASDDDSGRRAYTLTLQTREQHIRRERATSNICTNQAWVALRTAIHAAWLGPDGLVDLAETCVTRARDLAARLDEIEGVKAPVHDRHHFREFVARTDQPAAAVRADLAKEGYAVHAVGEHLIQVCATETTEHVTDGFVAAFEEVAR; via the coding sequence ATGTCTGAGGGAAGCCCCTACGCACCGCACACGCCGGAAACGACCGCGGAGATGCTGGAAGCGGTCGGCGTCGAGACCGAGGCGGACCTGTTCGACATCCCGGAGCCGGTCCGGTTCGACGACGAGTTCGGCATCGAGGCTCGCTCTGAGCGCGAGACACGCCGGCACGTCGAGCATATCCTGGAGCGGAACGACGACGTGATTGAGTTCCTCGGGCGGGGTCACTACGACCACTACGTCCCCTCCGTGGTCGACGACCTGGCGGGCCGCTCGGAGTTTCTCACCTCCTACACGCAGTACCAGCCCGAGGTCGCACAGGGGTTCCTGCAGGCGCTGTTCGAGTTCCAGTCGATGCTGGTCGAACTGACGGGCCTCGACGTCGCGAATTGCTCGACCTACGACGCGGCCACGGCGCTGGGCGAGGCGGCAACGCTCTCCCAGCGCGTCCGGAGCGTCTCGGGCGAGCGTGTCCTGGTTCCGGACCTCCTCCGCGAAGGAAAACGGGAGGTACTGGAGAACTACGCTGCCGGCCCGGGCATCACGGTCGACACCTACCCGATGGACGACGGGAACGCGGACGTCGACGGCCTCGCGGAGGCGCTCGACGACGACGTGGCCATGGTGTACGTCGAGAACCCGACGGTCCGAGGGACCATCGAGGAGAACCTCTCGACAATCGGCAATCTCGCCGACGACCACGGCGCGCTGTTCTGCCTGGGATCCGACCCGGTCGCGCTCGCGTTGCTGGAAGAACCCGGCGCCGTCGGCGCCGACGTGGTGGTCGGCGACGCGAGCACCCTGGGGACGGGCACGGCCTACGGGATGGGCCTCGGACTGTTCGTCACCCACGAGGACTATCTCCGACAGGTGCCCGGTCGGCTCGTCGGTGCGAGCGACGACGACTCGGGGCGACGGGCCTACACCCTCACGCTCCAGACGCGCGAACAGCACATCCGTCGCGAGCGCGCCACCTCGAACATCTGCACGAACCAGGCCTGGGTCGCCCTGCGGACGGCCATCCACGCCGCCTGGCTCGGTCCGGACGGACTGGTGGACCTCGCTGAGACGTGCGTCACGCGAGCGCGCGACCTCGCAGCGCGACTCGACGAGATCGAGGGCGTCAAAGCCCCGGTTCACGACCGCCACCACTTCCGGGAGTTCGTCGCCCGGACCGACCAGCCCGCGGCCGCGGTGCGCGCGGACCTCGCAAAAGAGGGATACGCCGTCCACGCCGTAGGTGAACACCTGATTCAGGTCTGTGCCACCGAGACGACGGAGCACGTGACGGACGGCTTCGTCGCTGCGTTCGAGGAGGTCGCGCGATGA
- the gcvPB gene encoding aminomethyl-transferring glycine dehydrogenase subunit GcvPB, with translation MTRYDQARWIDDEDGEAYEPLLSEKATKTVEIGGGGCGDDGQRDGDVGSDGDGDGDRGDGDGRDGVLPDDLTRDSLELPAVSEPEIARHYTRLSQMNYGVTSGPFPLGSCTMKYNPPVTEDLAALPTAAVHPDRPERYVQGTLEIMHGLQDYLGRIGGMDAVSLQPPAGAAGEFAGILVAKAYHEANGNDRSEVVIPDSAHGTNFASAALAGYDVVELPSDDGRVDVDALEAAVGDDTAALMLTNPNTLGLFERDIEAIADLVHDAGGLLYYDGANLNALLGRARPGDMGFDVMHYNVHKTFATPHGGGGPGAGPIGVAERLEPYLPAPRVRERGGKFELFDPADSVGKVHGFQGNWPVLLKAYAYIARLGDDGLADASAKAVLNANYLASQLSYDVPFGPFHHEFVASAGDQDAADVAKRMLDYGVHPPTTKWPEIVPEALMTEPTEIESKHTLDQLAAAFDAVAGEDDDALASAPTRTAAARIDQVSAARDPRLSWRELSE, from the coding sequence ATGACGAGATACGACCAGGCACGCTGGATCGACGACGAGGACGGCGAGGCGTACGAACCCTTGCTCTCCGAGAAGGCGACGAAGACGGTCGAAATCGGTGGCGGTGGTTGTGGCGACGACGGCCAGAGAGACGGTGACGTCGGATCGGACGGCGACGGTGACGGCGACCGGGGAGACGGCGACGGTCGTGACGGCGTCCTCCCAGACGACCTCACCCGGGACTCGCTCGAACTGCCGGCTGTCTCCGAGCCGGAGATCGCGCGCCACTACACCCGGCTCTCCCAGATGAACTACGGCGTCACCTCGGGCCCGTTCCCGCTCGGCTCGTGTACGATGAAGTACAACCCTCCGGTGACGGAGGATCTGGCCGCCCTGCCGACGGCCGCCGTCCATCCCGACCGACCGGAGCGGTACGTCCAGGGGACGCTGGAGATCATGCACGGCCTCCAGGACTATCTTGGCCGCATCGGCGGGATGGACGCCGTCTCGCTCCAGCCGCCGGCGGGCGCGGCGGGCGAGTTCGCCGGCATCCTCGTCGCGAAGGCCTACCACGAGGCAAACGGGAACGACCGGTCGGAAGTCGTGATCCCCGATTCGGCCCACGGGACCAACTTCGCCAGCGCGGCGCTGGCCGGCTACGACGTCGTCGAACTCCCCTCCGACGACGGCCGTGTCGACGTCGACGCGCTCGAGGCCGCTGTCGGCGACGACACCGCCGCGCTGATGCTGACCAACCCCAACACGCTGGGGCTGTTCGAGCGCGACATCGAGGCGATCGCCGACCTGGTCCACGACGCTGGCGGCCTGCTGTACTACGACGGCGCCAACCTCAACGCCCTGCTCGGGCGAGCACGGCCCGGCGACATGGGCTTCGACGTGATGCACTACAACGTCCACAAGACGTTCGCGACGCCCCACGGCGGCGGCGGGCCCGGCGCCGGCCCCATCGGCGTGGCCGAACGGCTCGAACCGTACCTGCCGGCGCCCCGCGTCAGGGAACGGGGCGGTAAATTCGAACTGTTCGACCCGGCGGACTCCGTCGGCAAGGTCCACGGCTTCCAGGGCAACTGGCCCGTGTTGCTGAAGGCTTACGCCTACATCGCGCGCCTCGGTGACGACGGCCTCGCGGACGCCAGCGCGAAGGCCGTCCTGAACGCGAACTACCTCGCGTCGCAACTCTCCTACGACGTCCCGTTCGGCCCGTTCCACCACGAATTCGTCGCCTCGGCCGGTGACCAGGACGCCGCCGACGTCGCCAAGCGGATGCTCGACTACGGCGTCCACCCGCCGACGACGAAGTGGCCCGAAATCGTCCCGGAGGCGCTGATGACCGAACCGACCGAAATCGAGAGCAAGCACACGCTCGACCAGCTCGCCGCCGCCTTCGACGCGGTCGCGGGCGAAGACGACGACGCGCTCGCGTCCGCGCCGACCCGGACGGCCGCCGCGCGCATCGACCAGGTCTCGGCCGCACGAGACCCGCGGCTCTCCTGGCGCGAACTGTCCGAGTGA
- a CDS encoding response regulator, giving the protein MAIEVLVVDEEADVLDITETFLDRQDGLSVTSEMDPERAAERIIDGECDAVVSDLTMPDLNGLELCQRVREAGREVPFFLFTGRDETEIDDSPGKECVTGFVRKGTGTEQYETLAENIRNAVA; this is encoded by the coding sequence ATGGCAATCGAAGTACTCGTCGTCGACGAGGAGGCAGACGTCCTCGACATCACCGAGACCTTTCTCGACCGACAGGACGGACTGTCCGTGACTTCGGAGATGGACCCCGAGCGAGCGGCCGAGCGCATCATCGACGGCGAATGTGACGCCGTCGTCAGCGACCTGACCATGCCGGACCTCAACGGGCTGGAACTGTGCCAGCGCGTGCGCGAGGCCGGTCGTGAGGTCCCCTTCTTCCTGTTTACCGGCCGTGACGAGACCGAAATTGACGACTCGCCGGGCAAGGAGTGCGTGACCGGCTTCGTCCGGAAGGGGACGGGCACCGAACAGTACGAGACGCTCGCCGAGAACATCCGGAACGCAGTCGCCTGA
- a CDS encoding DUF7838 family putative zinc beta-ribbon protein → MALEMQHYCPDCGGEQTFWRVASTEMHLGEKVKWNCGECDYGFVRIDETVDTSVSA, encoded by the coding sequence ATGGCCCTCGAAATGCAGCATTACTGCCCGGACTGCGGTGGCGAACAGACGTTCTGGCGGGTCGCGAGCACCGAGATGCACCTCGGCGAGAAGGTGAAGTGGAACTGTGGTGAATGCGACTACGGCTTCGTCCGGATCGACGAGACCGTCGACACCAGCGTCTCGGCCTGA